A genomic window from Methanobacterium sp. Maddingley MBC34 includes:
- a CDS encoding Protein of unknown function (DUF2769) (PFAM: Protein of unknown function (DUF2769)), producing MERRGIIMSKVEFSLENVKKCICNTCPVQVDSACFKEKQMKVQEMMPKIMAGEMAPKPEMVPGLYCATGKTMCDDVDFEKMCQCNECPLWEEYDLSNGEPMGYYCRDGIAK from the coding sequence ATGGAACGGAGGGGGATAATTATGAGTAAAGTGGAATTTAGTTTGGAAAACGTGAAAAAGTGCATATGTAACACCTGCCCTGTACAAGTCGATAGTGCATGTTTCAAAGAAAAACAAATGAAAGTCCAGGAAATGATGCCTAAGATCATGGCTGGTGAAATGGCACCTAAACCTGAAATGGTTCCAGGATTGTACTGTGCTACGGGAAAAACCATGTGCGATGATGTGGATTTCGAAAAAATGTGCCAATGTAATGAATGTCCCCTATGGGAAGAATATGACTTATCCAACGGCGAACCCATGGGGTACTACTGCAGAGACGGAATAGCAAAATGA
- a CDS encoding glutamate synthase family protein (PFAM: Conserved region in glutamate synthase; Protein of unknown function (DUF2769)): protein MDEPGNIRVKVPNSEETRKKCICRLCKSYPHDCSGEILFCGISESKCDIKAKTCLCNKCPVYSEYGLKGLYYCDKVGVDNNILMRKRNSEEDPSFYQGVVNIKEESKTGQSVVGSMGSLKKFPFSLHDLYFIPAQVNKIPLNLEEPVKTSVIIGPQSKKPLQVSSPIMISGMSFGAVSKNVRLVISHTASKLKIGFNSGEGGIIDEEKDVGLDYRIVQYSTGRFGVDDEILKSAAAVEIRFGQGAYPGKGSYLPVEKVTDEIAKTRNLKQGEASYSPAHHPDMTDTDSIKEKIIWLREITDGAPIGAKIGCGDVKVDVKVLADVGVDFIALDGFGGGTGATNLYVRDNVGIPIFAALPQAYQTLQKLGVKDKISLIAGGGLRTSADFAKCLALGADAVYTGTAALIAINCQQYRICYTGLCPTGIATQDPKLMEQLDTEEGINKLTNFMELSTGEVANLTRIVGKNDVGKLSNDDLISANRELAQISSVRWINGEHIH from the coding sequence ATGGATGAACCTGGAAATATAAGAGTTAAAGTCCCTAATTCAGAGGAGACCCGGAAAAAATGTATCTGCAGATTATGTAAAAGTTATCCACATGACTGCAGCGGTGAGATCCTTTTCTGTGGTATAAGTGAAAGTAAATGTGATATTAAAGCAAAAACTTGCCTCTGCAACAAATGTCCAGTATACTCAGAATATGGGCTTAAAGGACTTTACTACTGTGATAAAGTGGGTGTAGATAATAACATTCTGATGCGCAAAAGAAACTCTGAAGAAGATCCCAGTTTCTATCAAGGAGTAGTGAATATCAAAGAAGAAAGCAAAACCGGCCAAAGTGTAGTGGGGTCTATGGGTTCACTGAAGAAGTTCCCATTTTCACTTCATGACCTTTATTTCATTCCGGCCCAGGTGAACAAAATACCTTTAAACCTGGAAGAACCTGTTAAAACCTCCGTAATCATTGGTCCACAATCCAAAAAACCACTACAAGTCTCATCACCAATAATGATTTCAGGAATGAGCTTCGGGGCAGTGTCCAAGAATGTGAGGTTAGTTATTTCCCATACCGCTTCAAAACTAAAAATTGGTTTTAATTCAGGTGAGGGTGGAATAATAGATGAAGAGAAGGATGTAGGTTTGGATTATCGTATTGTGCAATATTCTACTGGGAGATTTGGGGTTGATGATGAAATCCTAAAATCCGCTGCCGCTGTGGAAATCAGATTTGGCCAGGGAGCGTATCCTGGTAAAGGCAGTTACCTCCCAGTAGAAAAGGTCACCGATGAAATTGCAAAAACACGTAATTTGAAACAAGGTGAAGCATCTTACTCACCTGCTCACCATCCTGACATGACTGACACTGACTCCATAAAGGAAAAAATCATCTGGCTACGTGAAATCACAGACGGTGCCCCTATAGGAGCTAAAATAGGGTGTGGTGATGTGAAAGTAGATGTGAAAGTATTAGCAGATGTTGGGGTAGATTTCATTGCTCTTGATGGTTTTGGTGGGGGTACGGGAGCCACCAACCTATATGTCAGAGATAATGTTGGGATACCCATATTTGCTGCGCTTCCACAAGCCTACCAAACACTGCAAAAGCTGGGAGTTAAGGATAAAATATCTCTAATAGCGGGAGGAGGTTTGCGAACTTCAGCTGATTTTGCTAAATGTCTTGCATTAGGAGCAGATGCAGTATATACTGGTACTGCTGCTTTGATAGCAATAAATTGCCAGCAGTACCGGATATGTTATACTGGTCTATGCCCCACAGGTATTGCAACTCAAGATCCAAAGCTCATGGAACAGTTAGATACAGAAGAAGGAATCAACAAATTAACCAATTTCATGGAATTATCCACTGGAGAAGTGGCTAATCTAACCAGAATAGTTGGCAAAAATGATGTAGGAAAACTATCCAATGATGATTTAATTTCTGCAAATAGAGAATTGGCCCAGATTTCAAGTGTTAGATGGATAAATGGGGAACACATCCATTAA